The genomic DNA ATTTCAACAAATATAAAAGAAATTTGTGAATATGCAAATAAAGTATTGTTTTTAAGAAAGAAAAATAGAACTTATTATTTTGGAGATACCAAAGAATTTCTTGAAAAATTAAAATAAGGGGTAATTTATGAGAAAAAAATTTATTTTTGTTATGTTTTTATTTTGTTTTACAATTAGTTTATTTGCTAAAAATATTAAGGTATTAACTCCATCTGGATTACCAGCTTTGAGCTTGGTAAAAATGGTCAATGAAAATAAACAAATTGCTGGTAATAACATTGAATATAAAATAGAAAAAAACTCAGATGCTTTAGTTGTGGATATGCTAAAAAGAGAAGGGGATATTGCTATAGTTCCGTCAAATTTTGCAGCGCAATTATATAATAAGAACTTAGATTATGTAATATTAGGAACCGTTGGTTGGGGTTCTTTTTACATAGTTAGTGATAAAAAAATAACAAGTCTAAAAGAATTAAAAAATAAACAAATATATACTTTTGGACGTGGATTAACACCGGATATTGTTTTGAGAAACATTTTATTAAATAACGGTATAAATTTAGAGAACGATATAAAAATTAATTATGTAACTAGTGGAAATGAATTGCCACCTCTTTTTATTGGAGGAAAAGCAAATATTATAAATATTCCTGAGCCTATGCTGAGTACACTTATATATAAAGATAAAAAGGCATACGTTAATTTTAATTTAAATGATATTTGGAAAAATTTGTATAAAACAAAATATGGTTATCCTCAATCTACACTTGTTGTAAAAAAAGAGATATTAGATAAAAACCCTCAATTTATCAAAAGTTTTTTAGAAAATTTAGAAAGTAGTATCAAATTTCTTTATGGAAATTCAGATAATAAAAATGACTATATAAATAGATTAAATATAATGATTAATATGAATGTAATTGATAATATTTTATTAAAGGCAAATATAGATTTTATAAGAATAGATAACTGTAAGCAAGAATATGAAAATTATTTTAAAGTATTAAATCAATTTAATAGTAAAGTACTTGGAGGTAATATTCCAGATGAAAAGATATTTGCAACTTTTAACTAAGGGAGTGTCTTTTTTACTTTTTTTATTATGCTGGAATGAACTTTCAACTATTATAAATAATAAGCTACTCTTTCCAAATGTGTGGGACATATTTATATCTTTAAAAAATATTTGTAGGTCAGATATCTTTCTAAAGATAGTCTTAAATACTTTAAAAAAAGTTGGAATTAGTATTTCTGTATCGATTTTATTAGCTATATTAGTAGCAATATTGGCGTATAGATATAAATATATAAAAATTTTGTTTGTTCCATATGTAGCTTTTTTAAAATCTATACCTACAATTGCTGTGATAATTTTAGTCTTGATTTGGGCAAAAACTGAATATGTAGCAATCATTGTTGGAGTAGTTATATTATTTCCGATTTTATATGATAATATTATTTCTGGGATAGAAAGAATAAATACTAATTTAATAAAAATGTCACAGACTTTTAAAGTTTCATTAAAAGAGCAACTGTTAAATATATATATTCCAGGAGTATATTTTAATATTGCAGGTGGACTTCATTCCTTGATAGGTCTTACTTTTAAGGTGATAATAGCTGGAGAAGTTTTAGCTCAAGAGGACAATTCTATCGGTG from Fusobacterium hominis includes the following:
- a CDS encoding ABC transporter substrate-binding protein, encoding MRKKFIFVMFLFCFTISLFAKNIKVLTPSGLPALSLVKMVNENKQIAGNNIEYKIEKNSDALVVDMLKREGDIAIVPSNFAAQLYNKNLDYVILGTVGWGSFYIVSDKKITSLKELKNKQIYTFGRGLTPDIVLRNILLNNGINLENDIKINYVTSGNELPPLFIGGKANIINIPEPMLSTLIYKDKKAYVNFNLNDIWKNLYKTKYGYPQSTLVVKKEILDKNPQFIKSFLENLESSIKFLYGNSDNKNDYINRLNIMINMNVIDNILLKANIDFIRIDNCKQEYENYFKVLNQFNSKVLGGNIPDEKIFATFN
- a CDS encoding ABC transporter permease translates to MKRYLQLLTKGVSFLLFLLCWNELSTIINNKLLFPNVWDIFISLKNICRSDIFLKIVLNTLKKVGISISVSILLAILVAILAYRYKYIKILFVPYVAFLKSIPTIAVIILVLIWAKTEYVAIIVGVVILFPILYDNIISGIERINTNLIKMSQTFKVSLKEQLLNIYIPGVYFNIAGGLHSLIGLTFKVIIAGEVLAQEDNSIGGEIFLNKIYLEPSKIFAWVIVVIIINFIIEQSIVKINNRLFCWR